A single genomic interval of Chitinophaga sp. 180180018-3 harbors:
- a CDS encoding ABC transporter ATP-binding protein, which produces MHSTRVEIQDLEVTFQSGETSTTAVNHISLAISKGEVVGVVGESGSGKSVTALSLMRLIELPGIISGGRILYEAADQPVNLLQLSDATMRSYRGNEIAMIFQEPMTALNPLHTCGDQVMEAICLHQRVPRSTAREQVRDLFEQVKLPDPATIMGRYPHELSGGQKQRVMIAMAISCRPHLLIADEPTTALDVTVQKAILELLRELQQQMNMSVIFITHDLGVVAEVADRVVVMYKGNIVEEGQVGEVFRNPQHPYTKGLLACRPPLNKRLVRLPVIGDFMETDSHGQIYEKAGAISEVLQSLIIPDAGLEQRRQQLLAAPPLLEVEGLRTWFPVKRSITGKVIKWAKAVDDVSFSVRSGETLGLVGESGCGKTTLGRSLLRLIEPTGGSIVYKGQDIRSLSASGMRELRKDMQLIFQDPYASLNPRKTIGAAILEPMQVHGLHGTERMQQQKVLELLEKVNLQPSHYHRYPHEFSGGQRQRVVIARALAVEPSFIICDESVAALDVSVQAQVLNLLIRLREELGFTSIFISHDLSVVRFISDRMMVMQKGRIVEQGPADEIYHHPQNAYTQQLISAIPKGM; this is translated from the coding sequence CGGCTAATTGAACTGCCTGGCATCATTTCCGGCGGCCGCATACTTTATGAAGCGGCAGACCAGCCCGTTAACCTTCTGCAGCTGTCGGATGCTACGATGCGTAGCTACCGCGGCAATGAAATAGCAATGATTTTTCAGGAACCCATGACTGCCCTGAATCCGCTGCACACCTGCGGAGATCAGGTGATGGAGGCTATTTGCCTGCATCAGCGGGTTCCCCGGTCAACCGCCAGGGAACAGGTCAGGGATTTGTTTGAACAGGTGAAACTCCCGGACCCTGCAACTATCATGGGCCGCTATCCGCATGAACTTTCCGGTGGTCAGAAACAACGGGTAATGATTGCGATGGCCATCTCCTGCCGCCCGCACCTGCTCATTGCAGATGAACCTACTACCGCATTGGATGTAACTGTTCAGAAGGCAATATTAGAGCTGTTAAGGGAGCTGCAGCAACAGATGAATATGAGCGTGATCTTTATTACGCACGACCTGGGAGTGGTAGCAGAAGTGGCCGACAGGGTAGTGGTAATGTATAAGGGGAATATTGTGGAAGAAGGACAGGTAGGAGAGGTGTTTCGAAATCCGCAACATCCTTACACGAAAGGCCTGCTGGCCTGTCGCCCTCCATTGAATAAGCGTTTGGTAAGATTACCGGTGATCGGCGACTTCATGGAAACAGACTCACATGGACAGATATACGAAAAAGCCGGTGCTATCAGTGAGGTACTCCAATCCCTGATCATTCCGGATGCAGGCCTGGAGCAACGAAGACAGCAATTGCTGGCGGCTCCGCCACTACTGGAAGTAGAAGGACTCCGCACCTGGTTTCCGGTGAAAAGGAGTATTACCGGCAAAGTAATAAAATGGGCCAAAGCTGTAGATGATGTGAGTTTTTCGGTACGCTCAGGGGAAACACTTGGCTTGGTAGGGGAATCGGGATGTGGTAAAACCACCCTGGGAAGATCTTTATTGCGGTTGATAGAACCAACAGGCGGAAGTATTGTTTATAAAGGGCAGGATATAAGAAGTTTGTCAGCATCCGGCATGCGTGAGTTGAGGAAAGACATGCAGCTGATCTTCCAGGATCCGTATGCTTCGCTGAATCCGAGGAAAACGATCGGCGCAGCAATATTGGAGCCGATGCAGGTGCATGGGTTGCATGGAACCGAGCGGATGCAGCAGCAAAAAGTGCTGGAATTGCTGGAAAAAGTGAACCTGCAGCCCAGTCATTATCACCGTTATCCCCACGAGTTTTCCGGAGGGCAGCGGCAAAGGGTGGTGATCGCCCGTGCACTGGCAGTGGAGCCGTCTTTCATCATCTGTGATGAATCGGTAGCCGCTTTGGATGTGAGTGTACAGGCACAGGTGCTGAATTTGCTGATACGTCTGAGGGAGGAGCTGGGATTTACCAGCATCTTTATCTCGCACGACCTTTCAGTAGTGCGTTTTATCAGTGACCGGATGATGGTGATGCAAAAGGGGCGCATCGTGGAACAGGGCCCGGCCGATGAAATATATCATCATCCGCAGAATGCCTATACCCAACAGCTGATTTCTGCCATACCTAAAGGAATGTAA